The genomic DNA TGTGATTTTCTCAACTGGGATAAATTTTTCTATAATTATAGATTTGTATTTTAGAATGTTTTTTTCAATATATTCTCTATTTGACATTTTTAAATTATTTTTAAAATCTATCAGAAATGTTTTCTCCGCCCTATTCAGATTTATTTTTTTTTCAGAAGAATTTTCATCAAAATCTACTGTTTCAAAGGAATTTAAATCTTTTAAAGTATCCTCCATTAAATAACCATATTTATTTAGTATACTTCTACAAAACCCATGATAGTTTGTAGAAAAAATATGGTTACTTAATTGATCTTTTGAGGAAATATATTCTTCTAAAATTATGGGTAAATTAATTAAAATGTCTTTTTTAATCTTATATGCTGCATTAACACTAAAAGTTAAAATCAATATCTTTTTACTATTTTTAATATATTTATCACAAATTAAATAAGCTATTTTGCTTATCAAAGTTTTTGTTTTCCCATATCCCGCAGGAGCTTCAACAATTACCCTACTTTCTTCTGAAAAAACCACGTTAATTTGATGTGCATCTGTAACTCCTCTATTTTCATGCAGTTTTTTAATTTTATATCTTATATTACTCATCAGATAACCTTTCTACTTTACTAAGCATTCTTGAATAAAAATCTGGAGTTTTTTCAATACTTAACGAAATTTCTCTAGAAAATTTAATATTTTTATTTTTACCAGAAATAAATTTTATAAAAGGTTCCTTCAAATCATTTTTTTCAATATCTTCGCAATGATTTAGTATATTTTCACAAATTGTATCTTTATCATTACTCATAATCGTTGGAAAAAGCTCAAGTTTATTAATATCATTTTTCAAATTTTTAATTTTTTTATTTCTTCCAGTATAATCATTTTTTATAAAGTTAATTATTTTCGATATTTCAACACATTCAAAAATTTCGTCTTCAAAATCATCAAAATCTGTTATATATAACTTTAAATCTGCATTTTTATCTTTGATGTGTCCTTTATCTTTGTCCATAATTCCAATGTTTTTAATAGAAAAATTATTTAATAATTTTGATATATTAGGTATACCATCAGCTCCTCCAGCTGAAACTATACATATTCCTTTTTTATCTAAATCAATATTTTCATTTTTTGCAAATACTGGAATCGAACCATATTCACTAGATCCTTCAACAATCATCACAGCTTTAGAAAAAAAAGCTTCCTTTACAAATGGAAAAGTTAATCTTAATTGTTTCTCGATTGTATCATCTAAATTTAAACTAGATCCAGAAATAGATTTAGTTTGTTTGTTTTCTTGATAAAATCTGATTAAACTTTTATAATCATCATTTAAAATATTAGGTGAATGTGTTATAATTATTCCTTGACCGCATATCTTATCAATACCAAAAATATCAGAAATAAGTGATGAAAATTGTATTTCTCTATTACAAAGTATATTTTTAATATATTTTATTAAGTATCTTTGTTTATAAGGATTTAAATGAGTTTCAGGTTCATCTAGTCCTAAAATTAAAAATATAGTTTTTTCACCATTTTCATCCACAAAATATTTTGAATTATTTAATTTAGTGATTTTCAACAAATAATCAATTAGAGATAGCAATATTACTATTGAATATTGAGTTCCATCTCCAGAATTTGATATATTAAATTCATTTAAATCTATCATTGTTAAAGATCTTCTGACTAAATCAACTATATCTGTCTCAATTGCTGTTTTAATTCCAAGATCCGAAAATATTTTAATTTTTTCAAAATGAGAGTTTAATTCATCGACAATTTCATCCATACTATCATTTTGTATAATATCTTCAGGTGATTTATTA from Methanobrevibacter arboriphilus JCM 13429 = DSM 1125 includes the following:
- a CDS encoding ATP-dependent nuclease, which codes for MKITETKIRNFRNLDGMNLKLNPKMNFLVGGNGYGKTNFLELLNNILNRKTFRETDFKEINSPIEVDFSLKLEDSEIGIFEDLFCPTDKNIININASMNFEDEKIQYTNTDTNQDIFWKNLDYINYINYGSMRNPSDELSFYKNRGVGKFLNFMVERVVDNKSPEDIIQNDSMDEIVDELNSHFEKIKIFSDLGIKTAIETDIVDLVRRSLTMIDLNEFNISNSGDGTQYSIVILLSLIDYLLKITKLNNSKYFVDENGEKTIFLILGLDEPETHLNPYKQRYLIKYIKNILCNREIQFSSLISDIFGIDKICGQGIIITHSPNILNDDYKSLIRFYQENKQTKSISGSSLNLDDTIEKQLRLTFPFVKEAFFSKAVMIVEGSSEYGSIPVFAKNENIDLDKKGICIVSAGGADGIPNISKLLNNFSIKNIGIMDKDKGHIKDKNADLKLYITDFDDFEDEIFECVEISKIINFIKNDYTGRNKKIKNLKNDINKLELFPTIMSNDKDTICENILNHCEDIEKNDLKEPFIKFISGKNKNIKFSREISLSIEKTPDFYSRMLSKVERLSDE